The DNA sequence GGAGAGATTGTCCTTGTGATTCAGAAAAAATAAGCGAATTTTCAATTTACATTCGAGAAGCGCCACCCGGATGCGTCCTTGCTTCGGGAGCAAAGGGTCGGAGGTTCAATTTTCTCGCCCCGACCAGTTAATACAAGGGAGCGGCCTTTAGGGGCCGCTCTTTTTTTGCAATTTTCCAAGGACAATAAATCATATGCGAGGACTTGAACTAAAATTATTACAACATATAATATTAGAGATGCTTAACAATAGGAGGTACTGATGAATCTGCGTTTAAAAAATGATGATCAGAGCTGGAACCCGTATTTCGCCGGCGCGCTATCCGGACTGGTTTCAGTATTGTCTGTCTGGGTTGCGGGAAAATATCTTGGGGCCTCAACTTCATTCGTAAGGACAGCCGGATTGTTCGAGAAAGTTTTCACACCCGAACGGGTTGAACAAATGGATTATTTTGTCAAAACGGTCCCTAAAATAGACTGGCAATGGATGTTTGTTTTCGGCATCTTCATCGGGGCCCTGATTGCCGCCCTGACTTCTAAAAGCTTCAGATGGCAAGCCCTGCCCGACCTCTGGCAACAACGCTTTGGTAGTCAAAGTCAAACCAAACGGGCCATCTTTGCCTTCAGCGGCGGGGCAATTGCAATGTTTGGTGCGCGTCTGGCAGGTGGCTGACCAAGCGGCCACGGGCTGAGCGGTTCGCTTCAGCTAGCTGTCAGCGGTTTCATCTCACTCGCTTGCTTCTTTATCGGGGGCATGATTGTCGCCCGATTGATCTACGGAAGGTCACAATCATGAAAATGCTCATTTACGGACTCATTACCGGCATCGCCTTCGGCTTCTTGTTGCAAAAGGGGCGAGTTCTTCGATACGACAAACAACTTAGTGCCTTGCTCTTGAAGGATCTAACAATCATCAAGTTTATGCTCTCTAGCGTCTTTGTCGGGATGGTCGGGGTTTACCTTTTGGTTGACCTGGAACTTGCCAACCTGAGCATCAAGTCAACGGTGCTGGGCGGAAATATTCTGGGCGGTCTGATTTTCGGAGTCGGTTGGGGGCTTCTGGGATACTGTCCCGGAACTTCAGCAGGCGCCCTTGGAGAGGGTCGATGGGACGCAGTATGGGGAATCCTTGGAATGCTTGTTGGAGCGGCAATCTTCGCAGAAGCATTTCCGGCGTTAAAATCGACTGTCCTAACCTGGGGCGATTTCGGGAAAATCACACTTCCACAACTCCTCGGTATCAACCACTGGTTCGTCATTGTTCTGGCAATTGCCGGAGGAATTTTCCTGTTTAACTTTATTGAAAAGAAGGGTCTCTAGCTTAAACATTCTTTACGTGCTTCAATCATAATGAATAGAAAACCCTTTAAGGGTCAAGTCTCAACTCTTAACACAATCCATTGTACCTCCGTGTCAAGAATTGAGACCTGACCCCTGGACCAACCTCGCCCGTTTCGGTCTGTGGCCGCCAGAATTTCGGAAGTTGAAAAGCAACATATAACCAAACGCAGTCGGGAAGAAGTAGCTCACCAATTCACTCCCAAGTTCAGGTTTGATTACTAACTCTATGTTTTCCACTTTTTTTATGAATTACTATTGACCGACGGTCGGTCATTTGCTATAAGTTACAAAAATGCACAACAAAACCAAATTGAAAAACTCAATTTAATAAAAGAAATGTGGAGGCTGTTATGAAAAAAACAAGGATATTACCGAGTCTGGAATCAATCGTTATAGGTGTTCTTTTTTTCTGCGCAACGACCGTTACCTCTCAGGCCGAGGATGGCATGAATTTCTCTCTCGGCACTGGCGTCTACACGGCGGGCGTCTACATGGGCTCCGACGAAACCTATGTGGCACCGGCACTTCTGCTCCAGGGCACCTACTCGGTCGGAAATGTAAGTTTATCCCTCGACCTCCTTGAGGGTCCCGGGGTTATCTACACCAACCCGCAGCACAATATTATGTTCAGATTTGGTGCGACTTTTGACCAGGAGCGAAACAGCCAGACATATTCCGTATTTGGCCAGGACAAGGATCTCAGCAACAAAACCAGGAACCTCCTCCAGGACACACCGACCGTAAAAACGGACTTTGCCCCTGAAGCCGCTACCCAGTTCATGTCTCGGGCGGGCATACTCGGAATCTCCGCAGCATACCATCCGACATCGGTTGATTATTCCTTTCCGGGGCAGATTTACAAAGATCTGGACGGCTGGCTCTACGCGATCTCCTACGCCAACGAATACACCCTGGCTGAAGGGCTGCTTCTCAGCGTCATGGGCGAGCTGACGTATATGAATCAGGATTACGCCCGGGCGTGGTATTCGGTCGAATATGCAACCCCGAAACTTGAGAAATTTGCCGCGCAGGCGGGATTCAGGGATCTAACCCTGGGCCTTCAGGCCACAAAGAAACTCTCTGAAAGGATCGGTGTCGCGCTGCTGCTTGCCGGAACCCGACTGCTCGAAGATGCGGCTGACACCCCCTATACGGTTGAAACATTTCAGCCGACAGCGATGCTCTACGCGTTCTATACATTCTGAACAAACACAACCACCATAGGGACAGGGAGTTAACCATGTTGAACAGATACTCACGGCCAGTTTTCTTTTACGGACTTTCATTATTGATTCCATGGGCATTGTGGTTCACGGCGGCATATCTGAGCCACCTGCCGGACCAGACCTCCCTGGTAAAAACCAGTGCGCAGCTGCTCGGACTTATCGGTTTGATCGCGCCGACATTCGTTGTCATCTACCTGATGACAAAAGACCGGGGACTGCTCATGGATGTAACAAAACGCTTCCTGCCGCAACCCCGGATTGCCGGGATCTACTACCTCTATACACTTGGACTGATTTTTGTTTCCCTCGTGATCGCGCAATGCATCTCCGTCGCGTTCGGTCACTCGCTCGACCAGTTCCATATTTCAGGGAATGCATCCTTTTCTTCGGCGGTCTATTCGCCGTGGTTTATCCTGGTCTTTGCGCCGATTGCCGAAGAACTTGCCTGGCACTCCTACGGTACCGACACGTTGCGCCGAAAATTCAACCTGTTTGCTACCTCGATGATCTTTGCAGTCTATTGGGTTTTCTGGCATCTCCCGCTGGCATTTATCAAGTGATACTACCATGCGAATGTGGTCGCCGAAGGTCTTCTCTATTCCCTTAATTTCGTATTCAGCCTGTTTGTTTTAGTCATTATCATGAACTGGCTGTACTACAAGACCGGGAGGAACATTGTTGTCACGATCGTTTTCCATCTGACGGCAAATATAAGCAACGAAATGTTTGCAACACATCCCGACAGCAAAGTCATTCAAACCGTTTTACTTCTTGCGTTTACCGTCGTGATCCTAGTAAAAGACCGAAAGATGTTTTTTTCGAATTCGGCATCCGGTGTTGATGATCCAGAATCCCTGAGCTATGACGTTCAGGGTAACCTTGTCCGTTTCGGTCGACAGGAGATCTCGTAAGGAACATACGAGGAGATAGAGAAATGACGCGTATTGTCAAAAAACCGGAAGAGCGCCGTCGGGAGATTCTCGGCGCAGCCCGTGAGATCTTTCGTTCCAGCGGCTACGAAGGGGCGACGATGCAGGCCCTGATGGAAAAACTCCAGGTCGCGAAAGGAACGATCTACCACTACTTCGCCTCGAAAGAAGAGTTGCTGGAGGCGGTGGTCGAGGATCTCATCGACGAAGACCTGCAACGCAAGCAGAAATTGATTGAGACACCGGACTTTATCGCGCTCGATGCCCTGGCCAAGATGCGGACATTACAACAATCGGCATTGCTCGCCGATGAAAACGAGGAGATTCTTGAGGGGCTGCATCATGCGAGCAACAGCGCTATGCATACCCGCCAACTCGGCAGCTACATCAGCCGACTGGCGCCACTTTATGCAGGAATTATCGAGGAAGGGTGCAGCGAAGGGGTCTTCGCCACTCAACATCCGCTGGAATGTGCGGAATTCCTTCTCGCCGGCATTCAGTTTATCACCGACATCGGTTTCTTCCCGTGGAGCGAGGAACAACTGCTCCGGCGCGCCAGGGCTATCCCTTCACTGGTAGCAGCTCAACTCAATGCGCCGGAGGGGTCATTCAATTTCCTTGTTTCGGCAGAATAAAGGGACCTGATTTCACACCTGCCGCCACCTTTCTATGCTAACATTAGAATTCTTCAGTTTTACCACAGTAAAGAATAAATGCGATAACTTGCCAGAGGCTCCTGTTGCTTAGAAACAAAAAACCAATCATAATCCTTTTCTTTTGTCTTTTTCTTCTTCTTATAGTGTCTGTTTCGGCGATTTTTTATTACACACTGGAACAGGATAAAGCCCACTCCTCACTCGAAAAGGCCATCAAAAGACAACACCGGGCAATTTTACTGGCAGATCAGCTGCGCCAATCTTCTGATGATTTAACCAGAATGGTCCGCTCCTACGCAGTGACCGGTGAGGAAAAATACAAGGAGGCCTTTTACCAGATCCTTGACATCCGCGCCGGCAAAGCGAAGCGCCCCCTTCGCTATGGCCAGATATACTGGGATTTCAAACTGGTGGATCCGGAATACGGTAAAGATGCGGTGGAACTTGCCAGTCTCGAATCCCTGATGGCACCGCTGGGGCTGACGCCCGCCGAGAAGCAATTGCTGGCAAAGGCCGAGTCACGGTCCAACGACCTCGCAAAGCTCGAGGAAATTTCAATACATGCCATGCAGGGCCTGTTCCGGGACAATGAGGGGCAATTTACCGTCACCGCTGAACCTGACCGAAGGCTGGCCCGGCAGATTCTCTTCAGCCCCGGTTATTTTGAAGCCAAACGCGAAATCATGACCCCGATCAATCAGTTCATGATTATGCTGGACAAGAGAACTTCGCAGGAGGTTGAAGCTGCACAAGCGGAAATCGATCAAAACCTGAAGTGGCAATCACTCTTTTCCTACCTGCTCATCCTCTGTGCGCCGCTGATTTTCGTTCTCTCGATTCGTTACCAGAAGATCTCCGCCAGCGGGCTGGTCGAAA is a window from the Desulfuromonas sp. genome containing:
- a CDS encoding TetR/AcrR family transcriptional regulator, which translates into the protein MTRIVKKPEERRREILGAAREIFRSSGYEGATMQALMEKLQVAKGTIYHYFASKEELLEAVVEDLIDEDLQRKQKLIETPDFIALDALAKMRTLQQSALLADENEEILEGLHHASNSAMHTRQLGSYISRLAPLYAGIIEEGCSEGVFATQHPLECAEFLLAGIQFITDIGFFPWSEEQLLRRARAIPSLVAAQLNAPEGSFNFLVSAE
- a CDS encoding YeeE/YedE family protein, which gives rise to MKMLIYGLITGIAFGFLLQKGRVLRYDKQLSALLLKDLTIIKFMLSSVFVGMVGVYLLVDLELANLSIKSTVLGGNILGGLIFGVGWGLLGYCPGTSAGALGEGRWDAVWGILGMLVGAAIFAEAFPALKSTVLTWGDFGKITLPQLLGINHWFVIVLAIAGGIFLFNFIEKKGL